The nucleotide sequence CGAGCGGACAGCGGCTCGGTGTTTCCTGGTAGCGGGCGGGGTGGCTTGTTAGATCCCCGGGACCATGTTCCACGGCACCACCATTCTTTGTGTGCGGCGCGACGGAAAGGTCGTCATCGCGGGCGACGGACAAGTCAGCCTCGACAAGACCATCATGAAGAACACGGCGCGCAAGGTGCGCCGCATCGGAGAGGGGCAGGTGCTCGCGGGCTTCGCGGGCAGCACCGCCGATGCCTTCACCTTGTTCGAGCGCTTCGAGGCCAAGCTGAAGGAGCACCAGAAGAACCTGGCGCGCGCGTGCGTGGAGCTGGGCAAGGACTGGCGCACCGACAGGTACTTGCGCCGCCTGGAGGCGCTGCTCATCGTCGCGGACCGGGAGAAGACCTTCATCCTCTCGGGCGCGGGCGATGTGATTGAGCCGGACCACGGCATCGCCGCGGTGGGCAGCGGTGGTTCCTATGCGCTGTCCGCGGCGCGCGCGCTGTTGGACCACACGAAGCT is from Myxococcaceae bacterium JPH2 and encodes:
- the hslV gene encoding ATP-dependent protease subunit HslV, with translation MFHGTTILCVRRDGKVVIAGDGQVSLDKTIMKNTARKVRRIGEGQVLAGFAGSTADAFTLFERFEAKLKEHQKNLARACVELGKDWRTDRYLRRLEALLIVADREKTFILSGAGDVIEPDHGIAAVGSGGSYALSAARALLDHTKLPARDVCTHAMAIAADICVYTNSNVTYEEL